GGCCCTCGGCCACCCGGGCCCCGTACCCGGCGGCCTTGACCGCCTCGATCATCCGGGACACCCGGACCCGGGACGGGTCGTAAGCGACCCGCGCGCGGGAGGTTGCGAGGTTCACCGAAGCAGACTCCACGCCGGGGAGACCCCCCAGGGCCTTTTCCACCAAGCCCGCGCAGTGGGCCGAGTCCACCCCTGTGAGCGAGAGCTCCGCCGTGCGCTCGGCCCCGGCTTCCCGCACCCCGTACCCCGCCTTGCGCACCGCCGCCACCAGGTCCTCGTGCCCGGCCCGGAAGGGGTCCCGCTCCACGTAGGCCTTGGAGGCGGCGAAGTTCACGTTGGCCACCCCTACCCCCGGAACCCGGCGCAGCCCCCTCTCGATGGCCGCGGCGCAAGAGGCGCAGCTCATGCCGGTGAGGTCCAGGACCTCCTTGACCCCGCCCGACCGAGGCTCCGCGGTCGGGGCCTCCTCCTCGCCCACGTGTGCGGCCTCCTCCTCCTGGGCGTTCGTCCGGTAGGCGGCCAGGACCCCCTCGGGATCGGCTTCGAAGCGCCCCCGGCACCGGGGGTTGCAGAAGTAGTAGCGCTTGCCCTCGTGGTCGGAGGTGCCCCCGGGCGGCGCCTCGGGGTCCACCTCCATGCGGCAGACGGGGTCGATGGCGGGGGTCTTCATGGGTTCCTCCCTGCGCGCGGGTCGTCCTCGCCCGCTTCGACGCGGAACCGCACCCGGTGGTTTCATGCCGAGGCTCTGGGGGAGCGCCGCAGAGAAGGCGCTGCTCGCCGGGCCGGGGACCGGGGGAGTGTACCGCGGGAGGGGAACTCGGCGAGGGGCTCGTTGCGCTGCGCGGGGAGGGACTGCGCCTCAGACCGCCCTGCGTGACGGTTCGTTTGCTTCTGCCCGATCGAAATCGAAATCGAAATCGATATCGACCCCGACTTCGATCGCGATTTCGATATCGATTTCGATGGGTACCGGGTGAGTGTGCGCGCCGTGGCTTTCGTGAGGCCCGCGCGCAAACTGGGCGGTTGGCTCACGATGCCGGGGCTTGGAAGATTCCTAGGCCCGGGTCAAGGACAGGGTGGCGGAAAACAGGCGCTCCCGCCAGAACATGATGGGCAGCTCCTCAATCTCGAACTCCACGGAGACGGTCTGGAAGCCCCGGAATTGGTAGAGGTGGTAGTCGGCGCCGATGATGATGGAGGGGCACGAGATGCTGGTGATGCCGTAGGAAGGGTCGCCGAGCTCCCCCTTGAGGCGGCCGGCCACGATGTTGGTGATCTCCCCCACGGCGTCGAGAACGTCCTCGTTGACCTCCGACTGGCCGGAGTCCGTGAAACGGTTGGCCAGTAGGAGCACGGCCCGCTGGGAGAGGCTCAAGGTGACCGTGCCGTTGCGCCGGCCCACCAGGCCGATCACGACGGCCACCTCTTGCGCCCGGGCGGGGAGCGTGCTGATCCCCACCGGGCGCGGCGAGAGCCCCGCCATCTGGAGGCCGGCGTGGGTGCTGCGGATGATGGCGTCGACCAGGGCCTCGTTGAGGTCCACCTTGAGCATGGCGCTGCTTCTCCTCGCCCGGGGGCCGGGCGAACGCGGGTTCGGGGCACGCTACCTATCGAACCGGGAAGGAAAACAATTGAGGGATTTCGGGAACGGTTTCTGGATGTGCCGTTTGGCCGAGATCCGCGTTCGCGGCCAGGGCCGCTCCGAAGGGAAGGGCCCTCCCCGCCGGGACCGGGGCGGTGCTAGACTGCCCCCATGGACGCCCCGCACCCCACCGCCTGCCCATCTTCCTCGGGCGACGACCTTGCCTTGCTCCTCGATGCCCTCCCCCGGGAGATCCGCCAGCCCCTGGAAGGCCGCCCCCTGGAGGACCTGCTGGAGGTCGTGCTCGATCTGGGCCGTCCCCCCGAGGCGCGCTTCCGGGAAAGCGCCCGTCGCCTGCTGCCCCGGCCCGTCACCCGCGACGACCTGGACCAGGTGGTGGAGCGGCTGGGGGAGTTCACGGCCGACAACCGGGCCGGCATCGAGCGCACCCTGCACCGCATCTCGGCCCTGCGAAATCGCCGGGGCGAGGTGGTGGGGCTCACCCTGCGGGTGGGCCGGGCGGTCTTCGGCACGGTGGACTTCATCCGCGACCTGGTGGAGAGCGGCGCGAGCCTGCTCCTCATGGGCCCGCCGGGAGTGGGCAAGACCACCATGCTCCGGGAGGCGGCTCGGGTGCTCGCCGACGACCTGGGCAAGCGGGTGATGGTGGTGGACACCTCCAACGAGATCGCGGGGGACGGGGACGTGCCCCACCCCGGCATCGGGAGCGCCCGGCGCATCCAGGTGCCCCATCCCGACCGTCAGCACGCGGTGATGATCGAGGCGGTGGAGAACCACATGCCCGAGGTGGTGATCGTGGACGAGATCGGCACCGCCGCCGAGGCGGCCGCCGCCCGCACCATCGCCGAGCGGGGCGTGCAGCTCATCGGCACGGCCCACGGCAACTGCCTGGAAAACCTGGTGCTCAATCCCACCCTGAGCGACCTGGTGGGGGGCGTGCAGACCGTGACCCTGGGCGACGAGGAGGCGCGCCTGCGGCGCACCCAGAAGACCGTGAGCGAGCGCAAGGCGCCCCCTACCTTCGACGCCGTGGTGGAGATCGTGAGCCGGGTCGAGGTGATCGTCCACCGCGACACGGGAGCTGCCGTGGATGCCCTGCTCCGCCGGGCGGACCCCGGGGGAGAGCACCGGGTGCGGGGGGAGGACGGCCAGGTGGTGGCGGTGGCCGCGCCGGGGGAGCCGAACCGCCCCCCCGCTTCCGCCGACGGGGAGCAGGCGGCCCCGGGCGGGCGCACCCGCCTCTTCGCCTACGCCTTGAGCCGCGACTCCCTGGAGCGGGCCATCCGGGATCTCGGCCTCAACGCCCGGGCGGTGGGCCGCCCCCAGCAGGCCGATGCCATCGTGGCCCTGCGTTCCCGCGGCCGCGACGCCCGGCTCGAGCGCATCCTGGGGGAGGCGGGGGTGCCGGTGCACTGGGTCAAGAGAAACAGCACCGCCACGCTGCGGCGCGTCCTTCAGGAGGCCTTCCTCCACGTGGGCGGCTTCGAGGAGGGCGAGGTGGCGCGAGCGGTGCAGGAGGCCGAGGAGGCGGTGGACGCGATCCGGGCCGGGGGAGGCCCTGCGGCGCTGGCTCCCCAGCCCGCGGCCCTGCGCAAGCTCCAGCACCGGGTCGTCACCCGGTCCGGCCTCACCGCCCAGAGCACGGGCGCCGGCGGCGATCGTCACCTGGTGGTGTACCCGGATTGAGGCGGGGTGAGGGTCACGGCAGCACCGGCACCTGCGCCCGCACGGAGCCGAAGTCCACCACCACCCCTTCCACGGTGATCTTCTCCAGCACAGGCCCTTCGGCCGCGCCCAGGCGGTCACCCTCTCGATACGGCTTCCAGTTGATGAAGACGAACCGCTCGGAGGGGTCGTCCGCGTACACGTGCCCGTTGATTTCCAGGGGGGGGAGACCCTGGCGGACCTCCGGGGGCAGCTCCTGGAGCAGGGGTACCGGGGCCGCGCCGGCAACGGCCCCGGCCTCCCGGCGCGGTTCAGGCGCCGGGGCCGGGACCGGCTGGATCTGCGCGACGGGAGACGCCGGCTCCGCCGCCGCTGGGGGCTCGGGGACCGCCGGCGCCGTGTCCTGCGCGGGCGTCGTTGGGGCTTCGGCCGGGGAGGGCAGGGGAGCGGCGGCCCCGGCGGCGCCGACGGGAGGTTGTTGGGGCTCCGGGGTCACCGCACGGGGAGGGGCGCGGCGCTCGGCCTCGGCTGCCAGGGGCCGCGTCTCGGCGGGCAGGCGCAGGTCTCCCGTCCGCCGGGGTTCGGCAGGCACAGGAGGAGCGGCGGCGAGGCGGGCCTCCGGGGGGGGAGGTGCCGGGAGGGATGCCGGCAGGGGCCCGGGCGGGCGGGGCCGGAGGGTCCACCCCAGCACCAGGGCGTTTGCCCCGAGGACCAGGGCCGCCACGGCCCAGCCCCACCGCAGGCGTCGCCGGCGAGGCTCCGGGGCCGGGATACCCACGGCCGCCTTCAAGTCCGGAGCCTGTCCCCGCTGCTGCTCCTGCTGGGCCTTGCGCAGAGCTTCCAGGATGTACGACATGGCTCGTCAGGGCTCCCCGGGCCCGTGGTGACGCCGGAGAACCGGGACCGAGGGCGGGCCTGCGGCGGTGTTGAGCTGGATGAACGTCTGCTCTCCGGCAATCCCATCGGGCGCCAGCCCCCGGGCGCTCTGGAAGGCTCGCACCCTCTCCCGAAGGCCGGGGCCGAAGCGCGGGTTCGCAGCTCCGGCCGAAGGGGGGGAACGCCCCTCGGCCGCATCCAGAAGGGTGCGGAGCCACACCACGTCGGGTCCCTCGCTTCCCAGGCGCAGGACGGAAGCTCCCTCGGGAGGCCCCTGCCACAGGAAGAGGAATTCGCCGAACCACAGGGGGTCGAGCTCCTGCCGGGGTACCGTGAGGGGCTCGCCCCCGAAGTCCAGCGTCGCGACGAAGCCGTCGAGGCCGACCAGGACCCCGTGGTGGCGGGCGGCCGCGCCGTCGCGCAGCTCCAGCACCGCCGGCAGCCCGTAGTGGGCGAGCGTCGTCCAGTTTCCGCGGCCGTAGGTGCAGCGCAAGCCCAGGGCCTCGGCCCGTTCGCAGGCCGTGGCGCCGGCTGCCTCGGCGTAGGACAGGCCCCAATAGCCGAACAGGGTCGCCAGCGCGTCGTCGCTCCCGGTGCGCAGGCTTCCCCCGGCCAGGCGCGGCCCGAAGGGTTCGGTCGCTGCGGGCTCGGCGGCAGGCGCCGGAAGCTCGGCAGGGACTTCGGCGAGGGGAAGGGGCGGAGGCTCCACGGGCAGGGCGAAGACCTCTCCCCCTCCCTCCCGGTCGGCCGCGACGCGAGCGGCAGGCGGGGCGAAGGACACCAACCCCCACGCCGCCGCGGCCAGAGCCAGGGCGACCGCGGCACCGGCCCAGCCCCACGCCCGGCGCCGGGTGACCGCGCCCTCTCCCCGCACCTCGGCAGCGGCCCGTCCCACGAGCCTGCTTCCCACCGGCCGCTCTCCCCTGGCGTAGGCCGCCAGCAGGGCCCGGTCGCAGAGCACGTTCACGAGCCGTGGCACCCCCCCGGAGAGCCGGTGCACCCGGGAGAGCGCTCCCGGAGTGAACAGGGGCTCCGCCGCTCCGGCCACCTCCAGACGGTGGCGCACGTACTGGGCCGTCTCCTCCGCGGTGAGGGGGGCGAGGTGGTAGCGGGCGGTGATCCGCTGGTCCAGCTGCCGCAGCTCCGGGCGGGCCATGAGGGCCCGGAGCTCGGGCTGGCCGATGAGCAGGATCTGGAGGAGCTTGCGGGTGGTGGTCTCCAGGTTGGTGAGCAGCCGCACCTGCTCCAGGGCCTCGGCGCTGAGGTTCTGGGCTTCGTCGATGACGAGCACCGCCCGCCGGCCGCGGGCGTGGCCGTCGAGCAGGTGGCGGTTGAGGGCATCGGTGAGGATCTTGAGGCTCGACGTGCCCGGAGGGTAGGGCACGCGGAACTCGTCGCACACCGAGGCCACGAGCTCCGCGGGAGTCTGGCGGGGGTTGAAGAGGAGCGCCACGTCCACGCCCTCGGGCGCCTGCTCCAGCAGGCTCCGGCACAACGTCGTCTTCCCCGTGCCCACCTCCCCCGTGAGCTGCACGAACCCCCCCGCCTCACCCATGCCGTAGAGGAGGTGGGCCAGGGCCTCCCGGTGGCGGGGGCTCAGGTAGAGGAACCGGGGGTCGGGGGTGAGGGCGAAGGGCTCTTCCCTCAATCCGAAGTAGCTGCGGTACATGGGCTCGCGGGAGCTTCGGCGGCGCCCTGGGGCTCCGCGCGACGAGGGCGTGGCCAACGAAACGACGGTATCAGCCGAGGAGCGAAAGGGTCAAGTTGGGGCTAGCCCCTGTCCGCTTCCCCCAGCGTGAAGCAGAAGGTGCAGCCGGTGCCGCGGCCCTCGGACTCCACCCAGATCCTGCCGCCGTGCACCTCTACGATGCGCTTGACGATGGCCAGGCCGATACCGGTGCCGGGGCTATGGGGATCGAGCTTCTCGAAGAGACCGAAGACCCGCTCCCGTTGCTCCGGCGCGATTCCCACTCCGTTGTCCCGGACGTAGAAGACGGGCCGGGCGGCGTGGGCGCGCCACCCCACGCGCACGGACGGGTGGGGCTCGTCCCCCAAAAACTTCACCGCGTTGCCCAGGAGGTTTTCCAGCACTTCCCTCAGGCGCGTGGGGTCTCCCCGGACCACGGGCAGATCCGGGGCGATCTCCACCTCGACGCCCCGCTCGGCCGCCTGGACCGCGAACGAGGCGGCGGCCTCCCGGGCCACTTCCAGGAGGGAGACGGGCACGGGCGCGTGGGTGAGCCGCCCGATGCGCGACAGCCCCAGCAGGTCGTCCAGCAGGCGCTGCATCCTCTCGGCCGCCGCGCCGATCTGGCGCGCGTAGCCCCGGGCGCGCTCCGCCCGGCCCTCCCGGGCCTCCCGCTCCATGAGGCCCGCAAAGCCCCGGATGGTGGTAAGCGGCCCCTTGAGGTCGTGGGAGACGGTGTAGGTGAACTGGTCCAGGGCCTCGTTGCGGGATCGGAGCTCGGCGATCAGGGCCTCGCGCTCGGCCTCTGCCTGGCGGCGGGCGGTGATGTCGCGGGCCAGCTCGATCGTGCCCAACATGCCTCCCCCGTCGTCGCGCAGGGGCACGGCCCGAAGCTCCCAGATACGCCCCTCGGGGTCGGTGGTGCAGCACTCGGCGAACTCTCCCGAAGCGAGGCACTCGCGCACCGGGCAGGGGTCGCAGGGGCGGTCGCGGTTGTGCCAGATCTCGTAGCACCGCC
The Thermodesulfobacteriota bacterium DNA segment above includes these coding regions:
- a CDS encoding chemotaxis protein CheX; translated protein: MLKVDLNEALVDAIIRSTHAGLQMAGLSPRPVGISTLPARAQEVAVVIGLVGRRNGTVTLSLSQRAVLLLANRFTDSGQSEVNEDVLDAVGEITNIVAGRLKGELGDPSYGITSISCPSIIIGADYHLYQFRGFQTVSVEFEIEELPIMFWRERLFSATLSLTRA
- a CDS encoding copper ion binding protein — encoded protein: MKTPAIDPVCRMEVDPEAPPGGTSDHEGKRYYFCNPRCRGRFEADPEGVLAAYRTNAQEEEAAHVGEEEAPTAEPRSGGVKEVLDLTGMSCASCAAAIERGLRRVPGVGVANVNFAASKAYVERDPFRAGHEDLVAAVRKAGYGVREAGAERTAELSLTGVDSAHCAGLVEKALGGLPGVESASVNLATSRARVAYDPSRVRVSRMIEAVKAAGYGARVAEG
- a CDS encoding R3H domain-containing nucleic acid-binding protein, which produces MDAPHPTACPSSSGDDLALLLDALPREIRQPLEGRPLEDLLEVVLDLGRPPEARFRESARRLLPRPVTRDDLDQVVERLGEFTADNRAGIERTLHRISALRNRRGEVVGLTLRVGRAVFGTVDFIRDLVESGASLLLMGPPGVGKTTMLREAARVLADDLGKRVMVVDTSNEIAGDGDVPHPGIGSARRIQVPHPDRQHAVMIEAVENHMPEVVIVDEIGTAAEAAAARTIAERGVQLIGTAHGNCLENLVLNPTLSDLVGGVQTVTLGDEEARLRRTQKTVSERKAPPTFDAVVEIVSRVEVIVHRDTGAAVDALLRRADPGGEHRVRGEDGQVVAVAAPGEPNRPPASADGEQAAPGGRTRLFAYALSRDSLERAIRDLGLNARAVGRPQQADAIVALRSRGRDARLERILGEAGVPVHWVKRNSTATLRRVLQEAFLHVGGFEEGEVARAVQEAEEAVDAIRAGGGPAALAPQPAALRKLQHRVVTRSGLTAQSTGAGGDRHLVVYPD
- a CDS encoding general secretion pathway protein GspB, with the protein product MSYILEALRKAQQEQQRGQAPDLKAAVGIPAPEPRRRRLRWGWAVAALVLGANALVLGWTLRPRPPGPLPASLPAPPPPEARLAAAPPVPAEPRRTGDLRLPAETRPLAAEAERRAPPRAVTPEPQQPPVGAAGAAAPLPSPAEAPTTPAQDTAPAVPEPPAAAEPASPVAQIQPVPAPAPEPRREAGAVAGAAPVPLLQELPPEVRQGLPPLEINGHVYADDPSERFVFINWKPYREGDRLGAAEGPVLEKITVEGVVVDFGSVRAQVPVLP
- a CDS encoding AAA family ATPase, with amino-acid sequence MYRSYFGLREEPFALTPDPRFLYLSPRHREALAHLLYGMGEAGGFVQLTGEVGTGKTTLCRSLLEQAPEGVDVALLFNPRQTPAELVASVCDEFRVPYPPGTSSLKILTDALNRHLLDGHARGRRAVLVIDEAQNLSAEALEQVRLLTNLETTTRKLLQILLIGQPELRALMARPELRQLDQRITARYHLAPLTAEETAQYVRHRLEVAGAAEPLFTPGALSRVHRLSGGVPRLVNVLCDRALLAAYARGERPVGSRLVGRAAAEVRGEGAVTRRRAWGWAGAAVALALAAAAWGLVSFAPPAARVAADREGGGEVFALPVEPPPLPLAEVPAELPAPAAEPAATEPFGPRLAGGSLRTGSDDALATLFGYWGLSYAEAAGATACERAEALGLRCTYGRGNWTTLAHYGLPAVLELRDGAAARHHGVLVGLDGFVATLDFGGEPLTVPRQELDPLWFGEFLFLWQGPPEGASVLRLGSEGPDVVWLRTLLDAAEGRSPPSAGAANPRFGPGLRERVRAFQSARGLAPDGIAGEQTFIQLNTAAGPPSVPVLRRHHGPGEP